The following proteins come from a genomic window of Pyxidicoccus sp. MSG2:
- a CDS encoding carbamoyltransferase C-terminal domain-containing protein yields MTRSTRPTYVLGTGLSHDGSACLIKDGRICVAIEKERITRRKHDGGNDSDAVSYCLQAEGITIDDVAAVVQNENFGMLVGADDWYRGPRMVKGTNVPIVTISHHLSHAYSAIGASPFDEAAVLIIDGCGSSYDDCLDLKGCTLPEVPPEKLGHLFYEKDSYYRYAQGQLRPVYKDFSEGGLALKNYPLRPGSTMHSIGGMYLAASTYVFAGFEDPGKLMGLAPYGRPGQHDFPIFDLKDGRVFVRYDWQERFTRPARNKTDFKEHFQAHADFAWWVQREVERAILHVVNHRYEVSPSDNLVYAGGVALNAVANRLIRTQTRFKNLFIQPAAGDNGLAVGCAYYGWLEVLKRERVKATGASAFGRHYRRDELEAAVKQHGEHLKEEPVEDVSRRTAELLADGKVVGWFQGGSELGPRALGHRSILADPRRAEMRDFINSKVKFREDFRPFAPSVLREDCSTYFDCEYDSPYMILVAPVRSEWRSKLPSVVHQDNSARIQTVTEDVSPAYYRLLKDFKAVTGISVLLNTSFNRKGMPIVETPADAIKFFLGCALDALVLEDRIFFKTATEAAVDLSLEALLLERIKPALERNAEEARTLGGVYELRLSGVRTFTLDLSRAQPTVYEGRGTPDISLALSESDFQRLYNDPGEAMSMFGAGKISVIGDLQRALVLLRVFQMS; encoded by the coding sequence ATGACTCGGAGCACCAGACCCACCTATGTCCTTGGCACGGGCCTCTCCCACGATGGCTCGGCGTGCCTCATCAAGGACGGGCGAATCTGCGTGGCCATCGAGAAGGAGCGCATCACCCGGCGCAAGCATGATGGAGGCAACGACTCGGACGCGGTGAGCTACTGCCTGCAGGCCGAGGGCATCACCATCGACGACGTGGCCGCCGTGGTGCAGAACGAAAACTTCGGCATGCTCGTGGGGGCCGACGACTGGTACCGCGGACCCCGCATGGTGAAGGGGACGAACGTCCCCATCGTCACCATCTCCCACCACCTGTCGCATGCCTACAGCGCCATTGGCGCCTCGCCGTTCGACGAGGCCGCGGTGCTCATCATCGACGGCTGTGGCAGTTCCTACGACGACTGCCTCGACCTGAAGGGGTGCACCCTCCCGGAAGTTCCGCCCGAGAAGCTGGGGCACCTCTTCTACGAGAAGGACAGTTACTACCGCTACGCGCAGGGCCAGCTGCGCCCCGTGTACAAGGACTTCTCCGAGGGCGGCCTCGCTCTCAAGAACTACCCCCTGCGGCCTGGCAGCACCATGCACTCCATTGGAGGCATGTACCTGGCGGCGAGCACCTACGTCTTCGCGGGCTTCGAGGACCCTGGGAAGCTGATGGGCTTGGCGCCCTACGGCCGCCCCGGCCAGCATGACTTTCCCATCTTCGACCTGAAGGACGGCCGCGTCTTCGTGCGCTACGACTGGCAGGAGCGCTTCACGCGCCCGGCGCGCAACAAGACCGACTTCAAGGAGCACTTCCAGGCGCACGCGGACTTCGCGTGGTGGGTGCAGCGCGAGGTGGAGCGGGCCATCCTCCACGTGGTGAACCATCGCTACGAGGTCTCCCCGTCGGACAACCTCGTCTACGCGGGCGGCGTGGCGCTCAACGCGGTGGCCAACCGGCTCATCCGCACGCAGACGCGCTTCAAGAACCTGTTCATCCAGCCAGCGGCGGGCGACAACGGCCTGGCGGTGGGCTGCGCGTATTACGGCTGGCTGGAGGTGCTCAAGCGGGAGCGGGTAAAGGCCACGGGCGCCTCGGCGTTCGGCCGGCACTACCGTCGCGACGAGCTCGAGGCGGCCGTGAAGCAGCACGGCGAGCATTTGAAGGAAGAGCCGGTGGAGGACGTCTCACGGCGTACCGCGGAGCTGCTCGCGGATGGCAAGGTGGTGGGCTGGTTCCAGGGCGGCTCGGAGCTCGGCCCGCGGGCGCTCGGCCACCGCAGCATCCTGGCGGATCCGCGCCGGGCGGAGATGCGCGACTTCATCAACTCGAAGGTGAAGTTCCGCGAGGACTTCCGCCCCTTCGCCCCGTCCGTGCTGCGGGAGGACTGCTCCACCTACTTCGACTGCGAATACGACAGCCCGTACATGATCTTGGTGGCGCCGGTGCGCTCCGAGTGGCGCTCGAAACTGCCTAGTGTGGTGCACCAGGACAACTCGGCCCGCATCCAGACGGTGACCGAGGACGTGTCCCCCGCGTACTACCGGCTGTTGAAGGACTTCAAGGCGGTCACCGGCATCTCCGTGCTGCTGAATACCTCCTTCAACCGCAAGGGCATGCCCATCGTCGAGACGCCCGCGGACGCAATCAAGTTCTTCCTCGGCTGCGCGCTGGATGCGCTGGTGTTGGAGGACCGCATCTTCTTCAAGACGGCGACAGAGGCGGCCGTGGACCTGTCCCTGGAAGCGCTGCTGCTCGAGCGGATCAAGCCGGCCCTGGAGCGCAACGCGGAGGAGGCCCGGACGCTGGGCGGGGTGTACGAGCTGCGCCTGAGCGGCGTGCGGACCTTCACCCTGGACCTGTCGCGCGCGCAGCCCACCGTGTACGAGGGCCGTGGCACGCCGGATATCTCGCTCGCGCTCTCCGAGAGCGACTTCCAGCGGCTCTACAACGACCCGGGCGAGGCCATGTCGATGTTCGGTGCGGGGAAGATCTCCGTCATTGGAGACCTGCAGCGCGCGCTCGTGCTGCTCCGCGTCTTCCAGATGTCCTGA
- a CDS encoding TauD/TfdA family dioxygenase, whose translation MLPLTLDPPSPDTSLLDWVEQHRERWRTALLEHGAVLFRGFHFEGPQDFEKLSGALYVDPLRYVYRSTPRTEVGRGVYTATEYPRQETIPQHNENAYSDSRPMNLCFHCVTPAEQGGETPLTDNRLTTANIPEPIRRRFEERRIMYVRNYGPRVDLPWQVVFQTQERSEVEAYCQAHGIEFEWKDKDGTRLRTRQVLPAVARHPLTGETFWFNQAHLFHVSSLAPTAQQAMQMLFKKEDLPRNAYHGDGSDIDVADLEAIRKAYQDTLVTFPWQKGDVLLVDNMRVTHGRKPYEGTGRKVLVSMGDCYAADVKSLQTPR comes from the coding sequence ATGCTTCCCCTCACCCTCGATCCTCCCTCCCCGGACACTTCTCTTCTCGACTGGGTCGAACAACACCGCGAGCGTTGGCGCACGGCGCTCCTGGAGCACGGCGCCGTGCTCTTCCGGGGCTTCCACTTCGAAGGGCCCCAGGACTTCGAGAAGCTCTCCGGCGCGCTCTACGTGGACCCGCTGCGCTACGTCTACCGCTCCACCCCGCGCACGGAGGTGGGCCGAGGCGTCTACACCGCGACCGAGTACCCGCGGCAGGAGACGATTCCGCAGCACAACGAGAACGCCTACTCGGACAGCCGTCCGATGAACCTGTGCTTCCACTGCGTCACTCCCGCCGAGCAGGGCGGAGAGACGCCTCTGACGGACAACCGGCTGACCACCGCGAACATCCCCGAGCCCATCCGGCGGCGCTTCGAGGAGCGGCGCATCATGTACGTCCGCAACTACGGGCCTCGTGTGGACCTGCCCTGGCAGGTGGTGTTCCAGACGCAGGAGCGCTCCGAGGTCGAGGCGTACTGCCAGGCGCACGGCATCGAGTTCGAGTGGAAGGACAAGGACGGCACCCGGCTGCGCACGCGCCAGGTGCTGCCCGCCGTGGCCCGGCATCCCCTCACGGGAGAGACGTTCTGGTTCAACCAGGCGCACTTGTTTCACGTGAGCAGCCTGGCCCCCACCGCGCAGCAGGCGATGCAGATGCTCTTCAAGAAGGAGGATCTGCCGCGCAACGCCTACCACGGCGACGGGAGCGATATCGACGTGGCCGACCTGGAGGCCATTCGCAAGGCGTACCAGGACACCCTCGTCACCTTCCCCTGGCAAAAGGGGGACGTGCTGCTCGTGGACAACATGCGGGTGACCCATGGGCGCAAGCCCTACGAGGGCACGGGCCGCAAGGTGCTGGTGTCCATGGGTGACTGCTACGCAGCCGACGTGAAGTCCCTCCAGACTCCGCGTTAG